The window TGTATTTAGCACTCTTTGCCATCGTGATGTACAGACTCATAACCCACGAGCCGATGCCCTGCGGCATAGCGCCTTCGATATGGATAAACCTCGGTCCGATAGGGGCTGGAACCTCAACCCTCTACGCCCTCGTTAAAGCTTCCGATTTCATAACCGTCAAGGAACCGCTCTTAGCTTTCGGCTTGTTCTTCTGGGGCTTCGGCGTCTGGTGGTTCGTCATGGCAGTCCTGCTGACCATCCACTACATCAGAAAGCTCAACCTGCCATACAGCCTGGCTTGGTGGGCCTTTATATTCCCCTTTGGAGCCTACGTAAGTGCCACATACAACGTTGGGACGACGTTCGGAATAGGTTCAATCGTTAACTTTGGCTTCGCCCTGTACTGGCTGCTCCTAGCGATGTGGCTGGTGACGGGAGTTAAAACTATCGTGCACGTACTTTCCGGCCCCAAAACAAGAGGCAAGGTATGAGTAGTTTCCTCCCAAGTTCAGAAACATGGAGAACCAAAGTGGCGCTCTCACTTTCCCTGTTTCACCCTTTTCGCCGAGGTGCTCAGAGGCTCCACTCCTTCTGGAAGCCGTCAATCCATTGGCGTTCCTTTTCCTCTGGGCATACTACGGTGATGGCGTTCTCCTCGTGAGAGAGGTCTGGGATGAGGTGGGAGGGTCACCTCAAGTTTATGCTCCTCGGGGCTGTTTACGGTACAGGTGAGCCAAGGCCATCCTTGGGATAGTGACCTTTGCATACCTTCTCAAGAAGAGAAAGGAAAATGGCCCAAGCACAGCCCGAAGGCAAGGAAAGCGCTTAACTCTTGCATACCACATCGTCGTCATCACAGCGGTTCACCTCGAGTTGCACTGTGACGTGGGTTACTCCATACTTCTCCAGAATCTTTTCGACATCGTCAATGATACGCTGAGCCTCGCTTAGGGACATGTCGTTCACATCAACGTGGCACTCAAAGTGGGTTTCATTTTCTCCAATGCGCCATGCGTGGAAGTGGTGAGCATTTTTAACGCCGGGAATTGACTCGAGTTCTGCCTTTATTGCATCGAAGTCGAGCTCGGGCGATGCCTCCATGAGAACATCAACGCTTTCTTTCAGTATATCGTAGCCCTCGCGGAGGATGTAGAGGGAAATGAACACAGTGACAAGTGGGTCTATCCAGACGAGGTCGTAGTATCTTATGGCCAGACCGCCGGCCACCACAGCCACCGAAGACAGCGTGTCGCTCACAAGATGAAGGTAAGCGGAGCGAACGTTGATGCTCTCGTGGGCGTGCTCGTGGAGGAGGAGAACGGAGAGAAGGTTAGCCAGAAGTCCAATAACCGCCACCACAAGCATGAGCCCTGTGTCTATTGGATTGGGATTCCTGAAGCGCTTATAGGCCTCCACGAGCAGGAAGAGGGCAACGCCGACGAGGACGGCAGAGTTGACAAAGGCGACGAGTATCTCGGCCCTCTTATAGCCGAAAGTGTACTTTTCGTTCTTTTCACGCTCACCGATTCTTATCGCTATGTAGCTCGCCAGAAGGCTCATAGTGTCGCTGAAGTTGTGGAGCGAGTCGCTCAGGAGAGCTAAACTTCCGGAAAGAATTCCACCTATGACCTCGGCTATCGTAATGACAAAGTTCAGGATTATAGAGAAGACCATACGGGATTTCATGGCCCTGTGGGAGTGTTTGTGTCCCATTTCTCTCCCTGAGAGGGGTCTAATTGGAGACTTAAAAGCCTTTTGAGGTCAGAATTGGGAAGTTTTAATCCCAGATAGGGGAAGACATAAACATAGGGTTAAAAACTTAACCCTTTTTAAGGATAGCACTGAAAAAGTTGGTGGTGATACAATGCACGAATGGGCTCTGGCTGATGGAATAGTTAGAACCGCCCTCGACTACGCTCAAAGAGAAGGTGCAAAAAAGCTTCTGGCAATTCAAGTAGTCCTCGGAGAGCTCCAGGACGTTAACGCCGAGATAGTCGAGTTTGCCATGAAGGAGCTTCTCAAGGGCACCATCGGGGAGGGTGCGGAGATAGAGTTCATCGAGGAGGAGGCAGTTTTCAAGTGTCGCGACTGCGGTCACGAGTGGAAGCTCAAGGAAGTGAAGGGAAGCTTCGATGAGCGCATCAAGGAGGACATCCACTTCATCCCCGAGGTAGTTCACGCCTTCTTGGCATGTCCAAAGTGTGGCAGCAGGGACTTCGAAGTCGTACAGGGTAGGGGAGTCTACATAAGCGGGATAAAAATCGAGAAGGAGGGGGAGGCATGATAGCCATAGACCCTCGCGTCAAGGGCATAGAGGCTCGCCTTGAAAATGTGAAGCGCATCATTCCCGTCGTCAGCGGCAAGGGCGGCGTTGGAAAGTCGCTGGTTTCAACAACGCTCGCCCTTGTTCTGGCGGAGAAGGGCTATAAGGTCGGCCTCCTTGACCTCGACTTCCACGGCGCGAGCGACCACGTAATCCTCGGCTTCGAGCCGGAGGACTTCCCTGAGGAGGACAGAGGCGTCGTCCCGCCGACGGTTCACGGAATAAAGTTCATGAGCATCGTCTATTACTCGGAGGATAAACCAACACCCATGAGGGGCATGGAGATAAGCGATGCGCTCATTGAGCTCCTCACTATAACCCGCTGGGACGAGCTGGACTACCTCGTCATCGACATGCCTCCCGGTCTC of the Thermococcus onnurineus NA1 genome contains:
- a CDS encoding cation diffusion facilitator family transporter, giving the protein MGHKHSHRAMKSRMVFSIILNFVITIAEVIGGILSGSLALLSDSLHNFSDTMSLLASYIAIRIGEREKNEKYTFGYKRAEILVAFVNSAVLVGVALFLLVEAYKRFRNPNPIDTGLMLVVAVIGLLANLLSVLLLHEHAHESINVRSAYLHLVSDTLSSVAVVAGGLAIRYYDLVWIDPLVTVFISLYILREGYDILKESVDVLMEASPELDFDAIKAELESIPGVKNAHHFHAWRIGENETHFECHVDVNDMSLSEAQRIIDDVEKILEKYGVTHVTVQLEVNRCDDDDVVCKS
- the hypA gene encoding hydrogenase nickel incorporation protein HypA is translated as MHEWALADGIVRTALDYAQREGAKKLLAIQVVLGELQDVNAEIVEFAMKELLKGTIGEGAEIEFIEEEAVFKCRDCGHEWKLKEVKGSFDERIKEDIHFIPEVVHAFLACPKCGSRDFEVVQGRGVYISGIKIEKEGEA
- a CDS encoding Mrp/NBP35 family ATP-binding protein; its protein translation is MIAIDPRVKGIEARLENVKRIIPVVSGKGGVGKSLVSTTLALVLAEKGYKVGLLDLDFHGASDHVILGFEPEDFPEEDRGVVPPTVHGIKFMSIVYYSEDKPTPMRGMEISDALIELLTITRWDELDYLVIDMPPGLGDQFLDVLRFLKRGEFLVVATPSKLSLNIVRKLLTLLKERDYKILGIVENMKLHSEQRNNEKGIEALAEEFDVPYLAGIPLYDDLEEKIGKPEELLRTEFAERIREVAGKL